The following nucleotide sequence is from Callithrix jacchus isolate 240 chromosome 12, calJac240_pri, whole genome shotgun sequence.
CGATTGCAGGTGAGGCCGGTGACGCCGTCCTTGCAGGGACACTGGCCTGTGGTCTGGTTGCAGGTCTTGCCAGCAGCACCAACGGGGTGACAGTCGCAGGCTGAGGACAGAGGTGGGAAGGGCCTGGTCAGAAGCCTGTCTGGGTATTTGCGAAGTCACAGGGTGAAGGCCTGCAAGTCGCCAGTGGCGGGCTCACCCCTGCAAACCCGACGGTCACTCAGGGCGCGGCCAGGGTCTCGATAGAAGCCCTCCTGGCAGTAGTGGCAGTGGCGGCCGGCAGTATTGTGCCGGCAGTTGAGGCAGACACCCCCGCTACGGCGGCCGGACAGTCGGTACAGCTCCATGTTGAAGCGGCAGCGGCGGGCGTGGCCGTTGCAGGAGCAAGCTGCAGGGAGGGATGGGTCAGGGGCAGGCTGGCTGGGTCCAAGGTCCCCAGGCCACCCTCCAAGGCCTCACCGAGGCAGGCGTGGGGTTCCCGGGCCGTGGCCCGCTGCCATGGCCTGTCGCAGTAGAAGGGCTTGCAGCGGCCGCAGTCGGGGCCCTCGGTGCCGTGCCGACAGTCGCAGATCAGGTGGCCCTGCGCGTCCAGCAGGCACCGTGAGGCATGTCCATTGCACTTGCAGCGCCCGCCCACCTGGAGGTCGGTGGCTGCGTAGGAGTAAGAGAGGGACTCCGAGTCCCTGGGGTTGCCCACCGCGCTAGGCCTTGTGAGTTCTATGCGGATGTCGGTGGCGGTCACCCAGTCTTGGAGCACTGGGCTGCTGTCCAGGTCCAGGCCTGGTGGGCTGCTGTCCTGCATGCTGAAGGCCAGAAGGCCACTGCCatcaggctgggcctggggcgcTGGGAAGCACAGGGCCTCAGGCCCTGGACCAGCTGGGCCAATAGCAGGGGCAGGCAGGCGGCCATAGTCCAGGCCACAGTGGGAAGAGAAGAAGCCCAGCGGGGCCCAGCTGCGGCCATGGTCCTGCGACTTGAGCAGGGCCACGGAGGCTGGGGGTGCTGAGCAGAAGCGCAGGCTCACGAAGACAAGCTCGAAAGCCTTGCCGAGTGGCACCGTGAGAGTCACGTTGAGAGGTGCCCGAGGCAGCGACTCTGAACGCCAGCACAGAGGGCTGGCCGTGCCCCCTGCGGAGGTCAGGAGGGCGGCGGGGTGTGCCCGTCGCGGGTCGGAGGCGTCGCAGGCCCGAGTGGCCGGCCGCCCGCACGTGCTGGACGCCAGCACCTCGCGGCCCAGGGCGGCGTTCACCAGGCCCGGCACGCAGCCCCGGGGAGCGCCCCCCTCATCGTGGCAGGGGTCGGCGGGCGCCGGTGGTCCCGGGCTCAGGGCGGCGGAGAGCGTACCTGCCGTTAGCAGCAGCTCCCAGGGCCAGCCGGGCATGGCCGGAGCCGCCGCGGGTCAGCCAGCGGCCTGGCCCCAAGACGCTGCCCTCGGGGAGAAGGAGCCCCCTCCGCGGCTCTGCCCGCCAGGCCCCGCAATGCTGAGGAACAGAGCCCCCGGGCGGCCCCAGCCCGGCCCAGAGGTGGGAGCCGCGGCGGGCACGCCCCGGGCCCTGCGCAGCAGCGGGGATGTTGGCGCGTCCTCCCGCTGGGCCTGGAGCGATGACAGGCGTCGTCCCCGCTCCCGGTGCCTCCGCCCGCGGAGGCCCCACCCGCCGCCCGCCGCTCGCACTCACCCACCGAGGGCCGGGAGGAGTGGGTCTCCCGGCCTCCCGGGAAGGGCCGTGGGCGGGCGGGGCCTGCGGTGCACTGGCCGACGCCTCTTCCCGGCTGCAGCCAGGGCTAACGAGCTGTgccaggagggggtggggggcgcAGCAGGCGCAAGCACGGGCCCAGCCGGGGGCGGGGCTGCTCGGGTCGAGAAGCacggagggaaggggagggggccTCATCGGCGGAGCTGGAATCAGAAGCAGATTCAGACGCGGGCTGGGCCAGCGGGGAAGAGGGCTGGGAGGCCCGGGAGCCAGGGGAGGGGCCGGGGAGCCAGGAATGCGCTGGCGGGAGGGGTCTGGAGGGGGCGGCTCAGCCTTCGCAGCCCGTGGGGGACCACCCAGCAGGGTCCTGGGCCCACAGCCAGGCCTTGACTGCTCATGGGGCTGTGCCACGTGCTAGGCGGGGGTCTGGGCCACCTCCTCCCTGAAGCCCATCAGGCAGGCAAGGCCCTGGGTCTGACAGCAGAGACTCTGGATGCTCCCTGGGTAGGGAAACCAGGTAACCACCCGTTGAAGGGTTATCCCCAAAGCAGCATCTACTCGAGTAGAAAGAACCCGGGATTGGGGTCAGGTCTGATTTTGAATCCAGACTGCTCCATTTCTGGCTGCACGGGTTGGGCTCCTGTTTCCTCCTCGGCCAGATGCCTTTTACTCAGCACGTGCTCTGGAGCTGTTGCATTTGAGGAGCCCGAAGTGGTATCTAGGAGGCCCAAGTGGGGAGCTGCACAGACTGGAGGGTCTCCTGCCTGTGTTGAGGAAGGAGGGCACCCCCTGGGCCTGAGCTGGGCTGACACGAGGCCAGCAACCCCTGCACAGGCCAGACTCTGATCCCAGTGCTCCCTGGGTCTGCAAGTTTCTAGTTACATCTCTGCCATGGGTTCAGCTGGCAGGGAGGACATGGAAGCTGAGGGTGTGATGGGGTGGCTCCTGGGTGTTCAGGGACTTGGTTAGCTGTTGAGGACCCCTCTGCAGGGACAGAGAGTAGGGTTTAATAATAGGAAGGGACTGGTGGCAACCCTGAGCCCACTGGCCCACGTCGCAGCAAGTTtggacagggaaactgaggcagaagccCAGCTGGGTGGCCTGGGGACTAGTGGGGAATGGGGCAGCTGTGTCTGGGAGCAACACCAGCAGAGGGTCCAGGGACAGCTCTGGTCAGAGAAATGTCCTTCTCTCCTACTTTTAGGTCCCCGACAGAGGAGGCCCAGCATCCCAGGGAGGGGCCAGGAACAAGTTCCCTGCGGGGGCCACCTCGAGGCCTGCATGCCCTGTTTCACATGGAAGGCCAGGCCCTGCAGATGGTGGAGGGGCCACGTGGGTGGACCCTGGACACAGCCAGAGATATGCAAGGACAACAGGAAGAGGATGGAGAGGCAGGAGCCTCACACTTCTTgggagaggaggggcaggaggacacAGAAGCCTCCTGGGGGAAACTGAAGGACCAGAGGAGAGAGCAGGAGGGCCTGCCTGTGGAAGGGAGGAACAGGAAGACAGGGTGATGGGGCACCTGGCTTGGCTCCTGGAACAACTGACCCTGGCTGGTGCCCACCTTCTCCGGGTCACATGTTTGCGTATGACAGCCACAGATGAAGGGATGGGGCCACGGGAGCACTGAGCAGAGAGGA
It contains:
- the NTN3 gene encoding netrin-3 isoform X1, yielding MPGWPWELLLTAGTLSAALSPGPPAPADPCHDEGGAPRGCVPGLVNAALGREVLASSTCGRPATRACDASDPRRAHPAALLTSAGGTASPLCWRSESLPRAPLNVTLTVPLGKAFELVFVSLRFCSAPPASVALLKSQDHGRSWAPLGFFSSHCGLDYGRLPAPAIGPAGPGPEALCFPAPQAQPDGSGLLAFSMQDSSPPGLDLDSSPVLQDWVTATDIRIELTRPSAVGNPRDSESLSYSYAATDLQVGGRCKCNGHASRCLLDAQGHLICDCRHGTEGPDCGRCKPFYCDRPWQRATAREPHACLACSCNGHARRCRFNMELYRLSGRRSGGVCLNCRHNTAGRHCHYCQEGFYRDPGRALSDRRVCRACDCHPVGAAGKTCNQTTGQCPCKDGVTGLTCNRCAPGFQQSRSPVAPCVKTPIPGPTEDSSPAQPQDCDSHCRPARGSYRISLKKFCRKDYAVQVAVGARGEARGAWTRFPVAVLAVFRSGEERARRGSSALWVPAGDAACGCPRLLPGRRYLLLGGGPGAAAGGAGGRGPGLSAARGSLVLPWRDAWTRRLRRLQRRERRGRCGAA
- the NTN3 gene encoding netrin-3 isoform X2, whose translation is MPGWPWELLLTAGTLSAALSPGPPAPADPCHDEGGAPRGCVPGLVNAALGREVLASSTCGRPATRACDASDPRRAHPAALLTSAGGTASPLCWRSESLPRAPLNVTLTVPLGKAFELVFVSLRFCSAPPASVALLKSQDHGRSWAPLGFFSSHCGLDYGRLPAPAIGPAGPGPEALCFPAPQAQPDGSGLLAFSMQDSSPPGLDLDSSPVLQDWVTATDIRIELTRPSAVGNPRDSESLSYSYAATDLQVGGRCKCNGHASRCLLDAQGHLICDCRHGTEGPDCGRCKPFYCDRPWQRATAREPHACLACSCNGHARRCRFNMELYRLSGRRSGGVCLNCRHNTAGRHCHYCQEGFYRDPGRALSDRRVCRACDCHPVGAAGKTCNQTTGQCPCKDGVTGLTCNRCAPGFQQSRSPVAPCVKTPIPGPTEDSSPAQPQDCDSHCRPARGSYRISLKKFCRKDYAVQVAVGARGEARGAWTRFPVAVLAVFRSGEERARRGSSALLVPKTGGVLSHSTLRELLVAGLTGATSEKQCHLTLCLCRELEAGGRVPLR